CTGAAAAATCCAGCCGACCAGCAGGCCGAACAGGGTGAGTCCGGTCAGGATGAACCCTCTGCGGGTGCCTGGGTCCAGGGTGGGTTTTGCATTGTGTACGGGCGGAAGCGTCCGGGTGCTTTGCATGGTCTGATCCTTTCCTGAATGTGTTTGAAAAAGTTTCCTTATCAGGAATGATTCTCAATAAGATTTTACCGCTTGACCTCTGTAAACTCAACGCAGTAAGCCAATCTAAGCAGTCGGAATACCTGTGCATCTGTCAGAAAAGCCCCATCCAATGAAGCTTAAGGTCCGCTAAACTGAGGGCACACATGACCGAATCCGTGATTCAGGCCCTGCGCACTGCCCTGCAAGCCAGCCCCAGAGATGAAGCCCTGCTTGCCCATCTGGTTCAGCTTCTGCTGGACGGCCATCAGGGCGAAGAAGCCCTCCAGATCACCCGTGACTGGCTGTCCTTCCAGCCCACCAGCACCCGTGCCCTGGTGTTTGCCATTCAGGCCTGTGAGATGACAGGAGAATTCACCACCGCCCAGAACTACCAGACCCTGCTCAATGCCCTAAGTGCCTTCCAGACCCAGAGCCCGGCGAAAGCTGCAGTCACCGTAAGTGACCAGGGAACACCTGAGAAAGCGGTTCATGTCGTGGAGCCATCTGGACCCAGAAATGCGTTTGATGACCTGTGGGACACCGAACCCAGCACCATCACCCTTGCAGATGTGGCTGGCATGCAGGCCGTTAAAGACCGCATTCACCGCACCCTTCTGGGACCTCTGCGCAATCCAGAACTCACCTCCATGTATGGCAAGTCCCTGCGGGGTGGGATGCTGCTTTATGGACCTCCCGGATGCGGCAAAACTTACCTTGCAAAAGCCATCGCTGGAGAAATGAAAGCCCGGTTCCTGAGCATCTCCCTGACCGATGTGCTGGACATGTACATCGGTCAATCCGAACACAACCTGAAAGACCTGTTTGACTCTGCACGCAGGCGCACCCCCTGTGTGATCTTCTTTGATGAGATGGACGCCCTGGGACGCAAGAGAAGTCTGGTGCGCAACAGCAATTCGAATGCCATTCACCAGCTTCTGATGGAACTCGATGGCAAGGAGAACAACGATGGTCTTTTTGTGCTGGCAGCTACCAATGCTCCCTGGGATGTGGATGCAGCCCTGAGGCGTCCAGGCCGACTGGACCGCACCATTCTGGTCCTGCCTCCAGACAGAGAAGCCAGAAAGGCCATTCTGGAAATGAACTTCAGAAACCGGCCCACAGAACAGCTGGATCTGGACACACTGGCGGCACAAACCGAAGATTTCTCTGGAGCCGATTTGAAGCACCTCTGTGACACAGCGACGGATTATGCCCTCTCAGAGTCCCTGAATTCTGGTACCCCCAGACCCATCCGCAGGCAGGACCTGATGGCCGCGTTCAAAGAGGTGCGTCCCAGCACCAGAGAATGGTTTGAACTGTCCAAAAACTTCGCCCTGTATGCCAATGAAAACGGGCTTTATGACGATCTGGAAAAATACCTGAAAGTTCGCAAGTTCATCTGAACCCTCATGGACAGCACCAGTCACTTTCAGCGCGGAAAACAACTCATTGAACTGGGCAGGCTGGACGCAGCCAGAACCGAGTTCTTCACCGTCCTGGCAGGAGACCCCCGGCACACCACAGCCCACTGCTATCTGGCCTATATTTTCTATTTGCAGCAAGAGTTTGATTCAGCCATGAAACACCTGCAGGTGGTCTTTGCCGAAGATCCCCACAACGCCTGGGCTTACCGCATTGCCTCTTCGGTGATGCGCCGAAGAAACCGTCTAAAGGAAGCCGAGAACTTCGCCCGCACAGCCCTCTCCTATGAGCCAGATGGTGTGTACGAACACATCAACATGAGCATTGTGCATCTGGTC
Above is a genomic segment from Deinococcus cellulosilyticus NBRC 106333 = KACC 11606 containing:
- a CDS encoding ATP-binding protein, coding for MTESVIQALRTALQASPRDEALLAHLVQLLLDGHQGEEALQITRDWLSFQPTSTRALVFAIQACEMTGEFTTAQNYQTLLNALSAFQTQSPAKAAVTVSDQGTPEKAVHVVEPSGPRNAFDDLWDTEPSTITLADVAGMQAVKDRIHRTLLGPLRNPELTSMYGKSLRGGMLLYGPPGCGKTYLAKAIAGEMKARFLSISLTDVLDMYIGQSEHNLKDLFDSARRRTPCVIFFDEMDALGRKRSLVRNSNSNAIHQLLMELDGKENNDGLFVLAATNAPWDVDAALRRPGRLDRTILVLPPDREARKAILEMNFRNRPTEQLDLDTLAAQTEDFSGADLKHLCDTATDYALSESLNSGTPRPIRRQDLMAAFKEVRPSTREWFELSKNFALYANENGLYDDLEKYLKVRKFI